A genomic window from Micromonospora violae includes:
- a CDS encoding 3'(2'),5'-bisphosphate nucleotidase CysQ — protein MNVLEPPRSAAPASDGAFAAWLAGRAGRLLLRVRAELGHHDPAALKRAGDRASHQLLRAELARHRSADAVLSEEDHGARQDWTTGTAGPSPERLGADRVWIVDPLDGTREFSEPDRTDWAVHVALWQRNAPTEHRLVAGAIALPAQLRTLGTETPPPRPPTVSGRTIRLAASRSRPPAFVTEVADEVGAELVPMGSAGAKIAAVITGEVDAYVHAGGQYEWDSAAPVAVATATGLHASRIDGSALSYNEADPRLPDLVVCRPELAAPLLAALRRHLTLVPAPATAAG, from the coding sequence ATGAACGTGCTGGAACCCCCCAGGTCAGCAGCCCCCGCGTCGGATGGCGCGTTCGCCGCCTGGTTGGCCGGTCGGGCCGGCCGGCTGCTGCTGCGCGTCCGCGCGGAGCTCGGTCACCACGACCCGGCCGCGCTGAAGCGCGCGGGTGATCGGGCGTCGCACCAACTACTGCGCGCTGAACTGGCACGGCACAGAAGCGCCGACGCCGTGCTCTCTGAGGAGGACCACGGCGCCCGGCAGGACTGGACGACGGGTACGGCCGGCCCGTCGCCGGAGCGGCTCGGCGCCGACCGGGTGTGGATCGTGGACCCGTTGGATGGGACCCGCGAGTTCTCCGAGCCGGACCGGACGGACTGGGCGGTGCATGTCGCACTCTGGCAACGGAACGCGCCGACGGAGCACCGCCTCGTCGCGGGCGCCATCGCCCTGCCGGCCCAGCTCCGTACCCTCGGCACCGAGACGCCCCCACCCCGGCCGCCGACGGTCAGCGGTCGGACGATCCGGTTGGCGGCGAGTCGGAGTCGGCCGCCGGCGTTCGTGACGGAGGTGGCGGACGAGGTCGGTGCCGAGTTGGTGCCGATGGGGTCGGCCGGGGCGAAGATCGCCGCGGTGATCACCGGTGAGGTCGACGCGTACGTGCACGCGGGTGGTCAGTACGAGTGGGATTCGGCGGCGCCGGTGGCGGTGGCGACGGCCACCGGACTGCACGCTTCCCGCATCGATGGTTCTGCGTTGAGCTACAACGAGGCCGATCCCCGGCTGCCGGACCTGGTGGTCTGCCGCCCGGAGCTGGCCGCCCCACTCCTCGCCGCGCTGCGGCGACACCTGACCCTCGTGCCGGCACCGGCCACGGCAGCCGGTTGA
- the cysD gene encoding sulfate adenylyltransferase subunit CysD, which produces MTTIDTTPAAAYRVSHLDAIEAESIFVMREVVAELERPVLLFSGGKDSIVMLRLAQKAFAPARIPFPVLHVDTGHNFDEVLDYRDQRVAELGLQLVVASVPEALEAGLVRESADGTRNRIQTPVLLAAVEKYRFDALFGGARRDEEKARAKERMFSFRDDFGQWDPKNQRPELWSLYNGRHHPGESIRVFPLSNWTELDVWHYIAQERLSLPSIYYAHERTVIERDGMLYAVNEFIAPRGSEEPFKARVRYRTVGDASCTAAVLSEADTVDLVIEEVAATRITERGATRGDDRVSETAMEDRKREGYF; this is translated from the coding sequence ATGACGACAATCGACACGACGCCCGCGGCGGCGTACCGGGTGTCGCACCTGGACGCGATCGAGGCAGAAAGCATCTTCGTCATGCGCGAGGTGGTGGCCGAGCTGGAGCGCCCGGTCCTGCTCTTCTCCGGCGGCAAGGATTCGATCGTGATGCTCCGGTTGGCCCAGAAGGCGTTCGCGCCGGCCCGGATCCCGTTCCCGGTGCTGCACGTCGACACCGGGCACAACTTCGACGAGGTGTTGGACTACCGGGATCAGCGGGTCGCCGAACTCGGCCTGCAGTTGGTGGTGGCGAGCGTACCCGAGGCGTTGGAGGCAGGTCTGGTCCGCGAATCCGCCGACGGGACGCGGAACCGGATCCAGACCCCGGTGTTGTTGGCGGCGGTGGAGAAGTACCGGTTCGACGCGTTGTTCGGCGGGGCGCGGCGGGACGAGGAGAAGGCCCGCGCCAAGGAGCGCATGTTCAGCTTCCGGGACGACTTCGGTCAGTGGGATCCGAAGAACCAGCGGCCGGAGCTGTGGTCGTTGTACAACGGTCGGCATCATCCGGGCGAGTCGATCCGAGTGTTCCCGTTGTCGAACTGGACCGAGCTGGACGTCTGGCACTACATCGCCCAGGAACGGCTGTCGTTGCCGTCGATCTACTACGCCCACGAACGTACGGTGATCGAACGCGACGGGATGCTCTACGCGGTGAACGAGTTCATCGCACCCCGAGGCTCGGAGGAGCCGTTCAAGGCGCGGGTGCGGTACCGGACCGTCGGCGATGCCTCGTGCACGGCGGCGGTGCTGTCCGAGGCGGACACGGTGGACCTGGTGATCGAGGAGGTCGCGGCGACCCGGATCACCGAGCGGGGGGCGACCCGGGGTGACGACCGGGTGAGTGAGACCGCGATGGAAGACCGCAAGCGGGAAGGCTACTTCTGA
- a CDS encoding sulfate adenylyltransferase subunit 1 has protein sequence MGTTGVAVVEGAASEGRAMDLLRFTTAGSVDDGKSTLIGRLLYDTKSLFTDQLAAVEAASAAKGDEYTNLALLTDGLRAEREQGITIDVAYRYFATPRRKFIVADTPGHIQYTRNMVTGASTADLALILVDARKGLVEQSRRHAFLCSLLRVPHLVLCVNKMDLVDWSQKAFERISDEFTAFAAKLEVPDLAVVPVSALHGDNIVARSEHTPWYEGPALLHHLERVHIASDRNLVDVRFPVQYVIRPQSTTITDYRGYAGQVASGVLKPGDEVVVLPSGLTSQIAGIETADGPVAEAYPPMSVTVRLTDEIDVSRGDLICRPNNGPAVAQGIEAMICWMDEATPLRPGATYAIKHTTRTARAVIRELHYRLDVNSLHRDEAATELGLNEIGRVRMRTTVPLLADEYRRNRTTGGFILIDETTNRTIAAGMIVDTN, from the coding sequence ATGGGCACGACCGGGGTCGCGGTGGTCGAGGGCGCAGCGTCCGAGGGCCGGGCGATGGACCTGTTGCGGTTCACGACGGCGGGCAGCGTCGACGACGGCAAGTCGACGCTGATCGGTCGGTTGCTCTACGACACCAAGTCCTTGTTCACGGACCAGTTGGCAGCCGTGGAGGCGGCCAGCGCGGCCAAGGGCGACGAGTACACGAATCTGGCGTTGCTGACCGACGGCCTGCGGGCGGAGCGGGAGCAGGGCATCACGATCGACGTGGCGTACCGGTACTTCGCCACGCCCCGGCGCAAGTTCATCGTCGCCGACACCCCGGGGCACATCCAGTACACCCGGAACATGGTCACCGGCGCCTCCACCGCCGACCTGGCGTTGATCCTGGTCGACGCCCGTAAGGGTTTGGTGGAGCAGTCCCGCCGGCACGCGTTCCTGTGTTCGCTGCTGCGGGTGCCGCACCTGGTGTTGTGTGTGAACAAGATGGACCTGGTGGACTGGTCGCAGAAGGCGTTCGAGCGGATCTCGGACGAGTTCACCGCGTTCGCGGCGAAGTTGGAGGTGCCGGACCTCGCCGTCGTCCCGGTCTCGGCGTTGCACGGCGACAACATCGTGGCCCGCTCCGAGCACACCCCGTGGTACGAGGGCCCGGCACTGCTGCACCACCTGGAGCGGGTGCACATCGCCTCCGACCGGAACCTGGTCGACGTCCGGTTCCCGGTGCAATATGTGATCCGGCCGCAGTCGACCACGATCACCGACTACCGGGGTTACGCCGGCCAGGTCGCTTCGGGTGTGCTGAAGCCGGGAGACGAGGTCGTCGTTCTCCCCTCCGGGCTCACCTCCCAGATCGCGGGGATCGAGACCGCGGACGGACCGGTCGCCGAGGCGTATCCGCCGATGTCGGTCACGGTCCGGTTGACCGACGAGATCGACGTCTCCCGGGGCGACCTGATCTGCCGGCCGAACAACGGCCCGGCAGTCGCGCAGGGCATCGAGGCGATGATCTGCTGGATGGACGAGGCCACCCCGCTGCGTCCCGGCGCGACGTACGCCATCAAGCACACCACCCGTACCGCCCGGGCCGTGATCCGCGAGCTGCACTACCGACTCGATGTGAACTCGCTGCATCGTGACGAGGCCGCCACCGAACTCGGGCTCAACGAAATCGGCCGCGTCCGCATGCGTACGACCGTTCCGCTCCTCGCCGACGAATACCGGCGCAACCGTACCACCGGTGGTTTCATCCTGATCGACGAAACCACCAACCGCACCATCGCTGCCGGGATGATCGTCGATACCAATTGA
- a CDS encoding S8 family peptidase, protein MSLPRRSIVVGTVAVLALTAAAPAVAAEPEGVVRSAGGATAVTDSYIVVFKESAVSRAQVGATASRLAGQHGGAVARTYSTALRGFEITAGAKAAARIAAHPDVAYVEQNHTVHISGTQPNPPSWGLDRVDQRNLPLDSSYTYPNTATNVRAYIVDTGINFAHNDFGGRATSGYDAVDGGSADDCNGHGTHVAGTVGGSAYGVAKGVQLVGVRVLNCSGSGTNAGVIGGIDWVTANAIKPAVANMSLGGSANSSLDTAVNNSINSGVTYAVAAGNGNALGVRQNACNYSPARVASAITVGATQNNDAAASFSNFGTCVDILAPGVNITSAWYNGNTATNTISGTSMASPHVAGAAALALSANPSWTPQQVRDYLVGNSTPNVVTNVGTGTPNQLLYVGGGGTPPADDFSVGVSPTAGSTAPGGSVSATVSTATTSGSAQSVSLSASGLPSGATASFSPATVTSGGSSTLTIATSASTPAGTYGVTVTGAGTAGTRSATYSLTVTGSGGGGCSGTNGTDVAIPDSNTAVTSGIVITGCNRNASSASTVAVDIVHTFRGDLIIDLVAPDGTAYRLKSQSFFDGADNVNATYTANLSTEPANGTWLLRVRDVFSGDTGYINTWTLTV, encoded by the coding sequence ATGAGTCTCCCGAGAAGATCAATTGTGGTGGGCACCGTCGCGGTGCTGGCGCTCACCGCCGCCGCACCGGCCGTGGCGGCCGAACCGGAAGGCGTCGTCCGTAGCGCCGGCGGTGCCACGGCTGTCACCGACAGCTACATCGTGGTGTTCAAGGAGAGCGCGGTGAGTCGGGCGCAGGTCGGTGCCACGGCCAGCAGACTGGCTGGCCAGCACGGCGGAGCGGTCGCTCGGACCTACTCCACGGCACTGCGCGGCTTCGAGATCACCGCCGGCGCCAAGGCGGCGGCCAGGATCGCCGCGCACCCCGATGTCGCGTACGTCGAGCAGAACCACACGGTCCACATCTCCGGGACACAGCCGAACCCCCCGTCCTGGGGCCTGGACCGCGTCGACCAGCGCAACCTACCGCTGGACAGCTCGTACACCTATCCGAACACCGCGACCAACGTGCGCGCGTACATCGTCGACACCGGTATCAACTTCGCCCACAACGACTTCGGCGGCCGGGCCACCTCCGGCTACGACGCGGTCGACGGCGGGTCGGCCGACGACTGCAACGGGCACGGCACGCACGTCGCCGGCACTGTCGGCGGCTCGGCGTACGGCGTGGCCAAGGGCGTCCAGTTGGTCGGCGTACGGGTGCTGAACTGCTCGGGCAGTGGCACCAATGCCGGGGTGATCGGCGGCATCGACTGGGTCACCGCGAACGCGATCAAGCCGGCCGTGGCGAACATGAGCCTCGGTGGTAGCGCCAACAGCTCACTCGACACGGCCGTCAACAACTCGATCAATTCCGGTGTCACGTACGCGGTCGCGGCCGGCAACGGCAACGCCCTGGGCGTCCGGCAGAACGCCTGTAACTACTCCCCGGCGCGGGTGGCCTCCGCGATCACCGTGGGTGCGACGCAGAACAACGACGCGGCCGCGAGTTTCTCCAACTTCGGCACCTGCGTCGACATCCTGGCGCCGGGCGTCAACATCACCTCGGCCTGGTACAACGGCAACACCGCGACCAACACGATCAGCGGCACCTCGATGGCCTCGCCGCACGTCGCCGGCGCGGCGGCGCTGGCGCTGTCGGCGAACCCGTCCTGGACCCCGCAGCAGGTCCGCGACTACCTGGTCGGCAACTCCACCCCGAACGTGGTGACCAACGTCGGCACCGGCACCCCCAACCAGTTGCTCTACGTGGGCGGCGGCGGCACTCCACCAGCCGACGACTTCTCCGTCGGGGTGTCACCGACGGCCGGTTCGACCGCGCCGGGCGGCTCGGTCAGCGCCACCGTGAGTACCGCGACGACCAGCGGCTCGGCGCAGTCGGTGAGCCTGTCGGCGAGCGGGCTGCCGAGTGGCGCCACCGCCTCGTTCAGCCCAGCCACGGTGACCTCGGGCGGCTCGTCCACGCTCACCATCGCCACCTCGGCGAGCACTCCTGCCGGCACCTACGGCGTCACCGTCACCGGTGCCGGCACTGCGGGTACGCGCAGCGCCACGTACTCGTTGACAGTGACCGGCTCGGGTGGCGGCGGCTGCTCGGGCACCAACGGCACCGATGTGGCGATACCCGACAGCAATACGGCGGTGACCAGCGGCATCGTCATCACCGGCTGTAACCGTAATGCCTCCTCGGCGTCCACAGTGGCGGTCGACATCGTGCACACCTTCCGTGGTGACCTGATCATCGATCTGGTGGCACCGGACGGTACGGCCTACCGGCTGAAGAGCCAAAGCTTCTTCGACGGTGCCGACAACGTGAACGCCACCTATACCGCGAATCTCTCCACCGAGCCGGCGAACGGCACCTGGCTGCTCCGGGTGCGAGACGTGTTCTCCGGTGACACCGGCTATATCAACACCTGGACCCTTACTGTCTGA
- a CDS encoding cytochrome P450 family protein: MTIDNAEPDIEPVDLLSQELAEDPHGGYAALRERAPVVPASVMGGPPMCLVTRYAEVRSVLTDTRFRNNATSVNEGQDVRSVIMNTLNVPADLVDYLAQNILNTDGDEHARLRKLISRAFTPRRVGDMRLRMEEITAQLLDELAEAGANGTPVNIVEGLCYPLPITVICEMIGIPVEDRPRWQAWGRTLSSMDAQGLPTALRETVEHVYELVGRRRAEPADDLITGLIQVQEDDGDRLSDREMVTMIIALVIAGHDTTAQLLASSVEALLAHPDQLERLAAEPAFWPHAVHELMRMRGPVFGQPRYPSVDVEIGGTTIKAGTPVLAALLAANTDPREFDNPDELNLRREPGRRERHMSFGQGAHYCLGAALVRDEVEIALRALFTRFPRLALAVPKVERTMRPGSSRILDMPVLLNDAAQ, from the coding sequence GTGACCATCGACAACGCTGAGCCCGACATCGAACCGGTCGATCTGCTCTCACAGGAGCTGGCCGAGGATCCGCACGGCGGGTACGCCGCGCTCCGTGAGCGCGCGCCCGTGGTGCCCGCGTCGGTCATGGGTGGGCCTCCGATGTGCCTCGTGACCAGGTATGCCGAGGTCCGGTCCGTGCTGACCGACACACGCTTCCGCAACAACGCGACCTCGGTCAACGAGGGCCAGGACGTGCGGAGCGTCATCATGAACACGCTGAACGTCCCCGCTGACCTCGTCGACTACCTGGCGCAGAACATCCTGAACACCGACGGCGACGAACACGCGCGGCTGCGCAAGCTCATCTCGCGGGCGTTCACCCCGCGCCGGGTCGGCGACATGCGACTGCGGATGGAGGAGATCACCGCGCAGCTGCTTGACGAGCTGGCCGAAGCGGGTGCCAATGGCACTCCGGTCAACATTGTCGAAGGCCTGTGCTATCCGCTGCCGATCACGGTGATTTGCGAGATGATCGGCATTCCCGTCGAGGACCGTCCGCGCTGGCAGGCGTGGGGCCGGACCCTGTCGTCGATGGATGCGCAGGGCCTTCCCACGGCGCTGCGCGAGACCGTCGAGCACGTGTACGAGCTGGTCGGCCGCCGGCGTGCCGAACCGGCGGACGACCTGATCACGGGGCTGATTCAGGTGCAGGAGGACGACGGCGACCGGCTCTCCGACCGAGAGATGGTCACCATGATCATCGCTTTGGTGATCGCGGGTCACGACACCACCGCCCAGCTGCTGGCCAGCTCGGTGGAGGCGCTGCTCGCTCACCCGGACCAGCTCGAGCGTCTCGCCGCGGAGCCCGCGTTCTGGCCGCACGCCGTGCACGAACTGATGCGGATGCGTGGGCCGGTGTTCGGCCAACCGCGCTACCCGAGCGTCGACGTCGAGATCGGCGGTACGACCATCAAGGCCGGCACGCCGGTGCTAGCCGCGCTGCTCGCCGCGAACACCGACCCACGCGAGTTCGACAACCCCGATGAGCTGAATCTCCGCCGCGAGCCCGGGCGCCGGGAGCGCCACATGTCCTTCGGTCAGGGCGCGCACTACTGTCTCGGCGCCGCACTGGTCCGCGACGAGGTGGAGATCGCGTTGCGCGCGTTGTTCACCCGATTTCCACGCCTGGCGCTGGCCGTGCCTAAGGTCGAGCGGACGATGCGCCCCGGCTCCAGCCGCATCCTCGACATGCCGGTGCTGCTGAACGACGCCGCACAGTAG
- a CDS encoding tetratricopeptide repeat protein, whose protein sequence is MITDPTILRIGEAVQLNHGGERETARRMFEEIWEEIGGEQGDPLQRCTLAHAMADAQDDVEQELLWDQRALTAAGLISKERIAEAGVALSVEGLYPSLHLNLSECYRKLGDLDRAREHLKQAQATIGALGDDPYGQLIRDGLKKVTELLR, encoded by the coding sequence ATGATCACAGATCCGACGATCCTGCGGATCGGCGAGGCCGTGCAACTCAACCATGGAGGCGAGCGAGAAACCGCTCGCCGCATGTTCGAGGAAATCTGGGAAGAGATCGGCGGAGAACAGGGCGATCCCCTGCAACGCTGCACGCTCGCGCATGCGATGGCCGATGCGCAGGACGACGTCGAGCAGGAGCTGCTGTGGGATCAGCGGGCGCTGACGGCGGCCGGCCTGATCAGCAAGGAGCGGATCGCGGAGGCCGGGGTGGCCCTCTCGGTCGAGGGTCTCTACCCTTCGCTGCACCTGAACCTGAGCGAGTGCTACCGCAAGCTCGGCGACCTCGATCGGGCTCGTGAGCACCTGAAGCAGGCACAGGCCACCATCGGGGCGCTGGGCGACGACCCGTACGGGCAGTTGATCAGGGACGGTCTCAAGAAGGTGACCGAGCTGTTGCGCTGA
- a CDS encoding ABC transporter permease codes for MSSLTYVVPDAATMLRRNLKHLLRYPVMMIVYVGQPIFVLLMFVGVYGNALAEATAGTSYIEFAAPAVLLITVNFGCTTTAFNVFSDMSSGIVSRFRTMSISRAAILGGHVLESLIRTTISVLITLLVCLLLGYRSDGGLVGWLGALGLVSLFSLALTWLVVALALSARTLQQATSNTLIFQFLPFFSSAFVPTDTMPAVVSWLAEHQPLTPIIETIRALLAGNPAGSTAIVALAWCVGIGVVGFVWAIRLFGRDSVPS; via the coding sequence ATGAGCTCCCTGACCTACGTCGTCCCCGACGCCGCCACGATGCTGCGCCGCAACCTGAAGCATTTGCTGCGCTATCCGGTGATGATGATCGTTTACGTCGGTCAGCCGATCTTCGTGCTGCTGATGTTCGTCGGCGTCTACGGCAACGCGCTCGCAGAGGCGACGGCGGGCACGTCCTACATCGAGTTCGCCGCACCCGCGGTCCTGCTGATCACCGTCAACTTCGGGTGCACCACCACGGCGTTTAACGTCTTCAGCGACATGAGCTCGGGCATCGTCAGCCGTTTCCGCACCATGTCCATCTCCAGGGCGGCGATCCTCGGCGGCCATGTCCTGGAGAGCCTGATCCGCACGACGATAAGCGTCCTCATCACGCTGCTGGTGTGCCTGCTGCTGGGCTATCGCTCCGACGGGGGACTGGTGGGGTGGCTCGGCGCCCTGGGGCTGGTCTCGCTGTTCAGCCTCGCGCTCACGTGGCTGGTGGTGGCCTTGGCCCTGTCGGCGCGCACGCTCCAGCAGGCCACCAGCAACACCCTCATCTTCCAGTTTCTGCCGTTCTTCAGCAGCGCGTTCGTGCCGACCGACACCATGCCGGCGGTGGTGTCGTGGCTCGCCGAGCACCAGCCGCTCACCCCGATCATCGAGACCATCCGGGCCCTGCTCGCCGGGAACCCGGCCGGATCCACAGCGATCGTCGCGCTGGCCTGGTGCGTCGGCATCGGGGTTGTCGGCTTCGTCTGGGCGATCCGGCTGTTCGGCCGCGATTCGGTTCCGTCGTGA
- a CDS encoding ATP-binding cassette domain-containing protein, with product MTDRAQMAIAASGLRKAFGDHVVLDGIDVAVGAGRVYAMLGPNGAGKTTVVNILTTLLTADAGTVVIAGHDVATAGDAARAAIGVTGQLSAVDHLLTGRENLQLMADLRHLRKREGRERVQQLLQHFDLVDAADKLLSTYSLGMRRRLDLAMTLVGDPRILFLDEPTTGLDPRSRRTMWELIRSLAAGGVTIFLTTQYLEEADELADWIAVLDGGRIVAEGTSDALKQRVPGGHIRLQFTDAEALASAAAHFDGATTDDEALTLSLPSDGRPDDVRSVLDRLERAGIELGGLSMHTPDLDDVFFALTGSGAKTSATTDSLERATR from the coding sequence ATGACCGACCGTGCACAGATGGCGATCGCCGCCTCAGGCCTGCGCAAGGCGTTCGGCGACCACGTCGTCCTCGACGGCATCGACGTGGCCGTCGGAGCAGGCAGGGTGTACGCGATGCTCGGCCCGAACGGCGCCGGGAAGACCACCGTCGTGAACATCCTCACGACGCTGCTGACCGCCGACGCCGGGACGGTCGTGATCGCCGGCCACGACGTCGCGACCGCCGGCGACGCCGCCCGGGCCGCGATCGGCGTCACGGGCCAGCTCTCGGCCGTGGACCATCTCCTCACCGGCCGGGAGAACCTCCAGCTGATGGCCGACCTGCGGCACCTCCGCAAGAGGGAGGGCCGCGAACGGGTGCAGCAGCTACTCCAGCACTTCGACCTCGTCGACGCGGCCGACAAACTGCTTTCGACCTATTCGCTGGGGATGCGCCGGCGGCTGGACCTGGCGATGACGCTTGTCGGTGACCCGCGCATCCTCTTCCTCGACGAGCCGACGACCGGCCTGGATCCCCGCAGCAGACGCACGATGTGGGAACTCATCCGATCATTGGCGGCCGGCGGGGTCACGATCTTCCTCACCACGCAGTACCTCGAGGAGGCCGACGAACTGGCCGACTGGATCGCAGTGCTCGACGGCGGTCGCATCGTCGCGGAGGGAACGTCGGATGCGCTGAAGCAGCGGGTGCCGGGCGGGCACATCCGTCTCCAGTTCACCGACGCTGAGGCGCTCGCCAGCGCCGCCGCACACTTCGACGGCGCCACGACGGACGACGAGGCGCTGACCCTGAGCCTGCCCAGCGACGGGCGGCCCGACGACGTACGGTCCGTGCTCGACCGGCTCGAACGCGCCGGCATCGAGCTCGGCGGGCTGTCGATGCACACCCCCGACCTGGACGACGTCTTCTTCGCCCTCACCGGGAGCGGAGCGAAGACCTCGGCCACCACCGACTCTCTCGAGAGGGCGACGCGATGA
- a CDS encoding nuclear transport factor 2 family protein — protein sequence MERVSHWPASTRDSAELLVTELFDIIDERRWNELGALFAEECTYCRPGYDPLVGLSQLDRFYRTERNIASGRHQVEQIVSDLGTVTCWGRFVGTSRTGQHLDEEFIDVYRVRDGKIAFRKTYFYRPAI from the coding sequence ATGGAGCGGGTGAGTCATTGGCCGGCGTCCACGCGGGATTCCGCCGAACTGCTGGTCACCGAGCTCTTCGACATCATCGACGAGCGTCGCTGGAATGAACTCGGCGCGCTCTTCGCCGAGGAATGCACGTACTGCCGTCCCGGGTACGACCCGCTGGTCGGCCTGTCGCAGCTCGACCGGTTCTACCGGACGGAACGCAACATAGCGTCGGGCCGGCACCAGGTCGAGCAGATCGTCAGCGACCTGGGCACGGTCACCTGCTGGGGCAGGTTCGTCGGGACGAGCCGCACCGGGCAGCACCTGGACGAGGAGTTCATCGACGTCTATCGGGTCCGCGACGGGAAGATCGCCTTCCGGAAGACGTACTTCTACCGGCCCGCCATCTGA
- a CDS encoding ornithine cyclodeaminase family protein — protein sequence MDTLLIGHAEIERVLTTVGRDALMDRIIERLTKGLTELGQRARELSPARSGFEREHPTRGVLEWMPHYDSGQGITIKTVAYSPENPRLFGLPTILSTLARYDGDTGRLLVLADGNVLTALRTGATSAVASSLLARPESTVVGLIGAGAQAVTQLHALTRTFPVERVLVWDVRKENAAGLAARTAFLGVPITVAPPDVILARADIISTATSTGVGEPPVLPYGDHQEHLHINAIGSDLVGKTELPRRLLREAFICPDHPEQALREGECQQLAGDDAAGGAIGPSLGELCAFTSQAVAHRDRLTVFDSTGFALEDHLALDVLLEIADELGVGSRAELETRPHDAFDPYSISRE from the coding sequence GTGGATACGCTGTTGATCGGCCACGCCGAGATCGAGCGTGTGCTAACTACGGTCGGGCGTGACGCGCTCATGGACCGCATCATCGAACGACTCACCAAGGGCCTGACTGAGCTCGGCCAGCGCGCCCGTGAGCTGTCGCCCGCTCGCAGCGGGTTCGAGCGGGAGCATCCGACGCGCGGTGTCCTGGAGTGGATGCCACACTACGACTCCGGGCAGGGCATCACCATCAAGACGGTGGCATACAGCCCGGAGAACCCGCGGCTCTTCGGGCTGCCGACGATTCTGAGCACCCTGGCCCGGTACGACGGCGACACCGGCAGGCTGCTCGTGCTGGCGGACGGCAACGTCCTCACCGCCCTGCGCACCGGAGCCACGTCGGCGGTGGCGTCGTCCTTGCTGGCACGGCCGGAGAGCACTGTCGTCGGGCTCATCGGCGCCGGCGCACAGGCGGTCACCCAGTTGCACGCTCTGACCCGTACGTTTCCCGTCGAGCGGGTGCTCGTGTGGGACGTGCGCAAGGAGAACGCGGCCGGCCTGGCGGCGCGCACCGCGTTCCTGGGCGTACCCATCACTGTTGCGCCGCCGGACGTCATCCTGGCAAGGGCCGACATCATCAGCACGGCGACATCCACGGGTGTGGGTGAGCCGCCGGTGCTGCCGTACGGCGACCACCAGGAGCACCTGCACATCAACGCGATCGGCTCGGACCTGGTCGGCAAGACCGAGCTGCCGCGACGTCTTCTACGCGAGGCGTTCATCTGCCCGGACCACCCGGAGCAGGCCCTGCGGGAGGGGGAGTGCCAGCAGTTGGCCGGCGACGACGCCGCAGGAGGGGCGATCGGACCCAGCCTGGGTGAGCTGTGCGCGTTCACCTCGCAGGCGGTCGCGCACCGTGATCGCCTGACGGTCTTTGACTCCACCGGCTTCGCCCTCGAGGACCACCTGGCCCTGGACGTGCTGCTCGAGATCGCCGACGAGCTGGGTGTCGGGTCGCGGGCCGAGCTGGAGACGCGGCCGCACGATGCCTTTGATCCCTATTCGATCTCCCGGGAGTAG